The DNA region aaaaatgccaTAACTATTTCACAGGTTCTTCACCTGCTTGGCATCCTCCTTGAATATATCCTTTCCAACAGCCATCCCAACCAAGCTGATGCACTCCATTGCTTTGGCACGAAGCATGCGGTTAGACTTGTCCGTTGCATTGACCAATATAGTTTTCAGGTAAGGCATAACTGCTTCATAGTATTTCTTGAAAAGTTCCTGCCAGAACATCAAGTGATTAAGCATTCAAGTAAAGCAACCATTACTTGCTGAAATTAATACAAGACTGACATACCTGTGATGAATCTGCAACCGAAGCCAATGCAGTTAAGGCACCCTCCTGCACCATTTGCTTGGAATTCTGCAATTTATAGAACATAACTGGTTTATCACATATGCACTTGGACAGCCAAAAATTTATGTAATTAGTTTAGCATAGTTTGCCCTCAGCTATTTGCACCTGCAGTAACACAAGAAGCTTGTGCACTATCCCATCCAAGTAAGGTGTCAAAATTTCTGGAGTGCAGTTTTCACTGAAGTTGAGAACAGCTGAGGCTGCATGTGCCTGTACTCGGGGACTTTGAATATCGTCCATAGATGCAGCTAATGCTGGCAACACTCGTTGATGGTACTGAACTTGCAAGTCTGGACCCAAATCAGTTGACAACTGGCCAATTGCATTTATGGCAGCCCATCTCACACGAGGATGGGGATGTTGGAAAGAATTCAGGACCATGTTCACCACTTGCTCAAGATTCTTAATCATTACCTATAAAAAAAGATAACAAAGGGAAATCTGTCAACCAAAGAAGTTACAAAACTAGGCCAACAAAATCACAGCCCTAGTCAAGCCAGTAATTAACATATACAGCAAACATTTTTCCAAATTGTAccaattaaaatatgttaattgaCAAATAAAAAAGCAAAGATGAGCAACTATCACCATGCACCATCAATGAACAAGACAGTCAACCAGATCAAGTCCCACTAAAAATGCAAAAACTAAAATATGAGCATGCATGGCTTTCCTGCCATAATCCGTGATGGAAGCATAAAAAATACCCTAAACTGCTATAATACTACATTAGTTATAGCACCCAATACATGTTTGAGCATAAGACCAAACAACCCAGGTCCCAGAGAACACTTAAATGGTTCAAAAGCAAGAAAATAGCAACTCTCCGAGCTAACAATAATTACTAACTACACTCCTAGTCCTAAGTCCTAAGTAAAAAAGTGTTGCAAGGATATGAACAAAAGACAGGTATTAGTGAGTTCGAGTGACACAAAAGTGCCCACATATATGAAATGTTCACCATATTTATACCTTGGAACAACCCTCAGCAATCTGTGCAAGGGCAATGAGGGCGGCATGATGCTTCTGCCACTCGGGAGCAGATAAATAAGCCGGCAACTGCTCAGACGCCACAGGAACAATAGTGTTCCCACCAAGTGAGATTGCCAGCCTATCCAAACACTCCTGCCCAACGCTGTAATTACTCGTCTCTCCTGCGTCCTCATCCTTAGCCTCTGCACTGTGCCACGCCGGATCATCCTCCACATCCGTAAGCATCTTCATCAAGATAGAAAACGTCCTGCTAATGAACTGGGGCAGCTTCCGCATCATCCCAGGTGCTCTCTCCCGTGCTTCCGCAAGCGTAATCACAAATTCAATAGCCAAATGCCGCGTCCCTTCCTCCAAGCTCTCCGCCTCTGCTATCTGCAGCATCGACCCAACCACATCGACAATCTGCCTGCGCAGGAACCGCGGCTCCGTTCCAGCCAATTCTATCAGCAGCTCCAAAGCCTCCTGCGCGGTGGCTTCCTGCCCCGAGTTCAGAGCCTCAGTCAACGTCCTCATCATCGCAGGAAGTAAATCCTGGAACCTATCCCGATCATTTGAGCTAGATAAGCACTGGATAAAATTGATAACCGCGCTCAAAGCAGCAATCTTCACATCCGGATTGGGGGAACTATTGAGCACATTCAGAAACACCGCGTGCAAATCAGTGATATACGGAATCAGCGTTTCCCCGATAAATTGAGCCAATTGAGAGAACATCAGGAACGCGGATTCCTGCAATTTGGGCGACGTAGCAGTCACACATTGGAACATGAAGGGCAGAATCTCCGGCCACTGATTGTCGGGGATAAGCGATGAAGCGAGCTCAGAAACGGTGTCGCACAGCTTCTTAATGATCGATTTCGACTCCTCGTTCTGGATAGCGGAAAGGAGGATGTTCTTCACGGCGGAGCGAGTCGACTCGGTAAGGTGCGGCCAGATGAATGATTCATCCCGAGTCAACTGCTTCCGGAGGAGGATTGCCGCCATGGCCCGCGACTCGAGGTGGACGGAGGACGAGATCAGGTGAGCGAGCTTCAGCGCGAGCGAGTTAGGATCGTTCTGCTTCAGCAAATTGAAGATCGACTCAGCTTGAGAACGCTGCTCGTTGGCCGATGACATCAAATgcaagattagggtttcaaATGGCGCTGGGTCCGGCCCCAGAACCGCCATCAGCTGCGCCTGCTGGAGCTGAGTCGCCTCCGCATCCATCGCACTGCGTCGCGTCGATTCAGCAATTAGGGTTTGCTTTCGCTCTTTCAATTCCCTCGCGATATCTCCCTCGCAAAGATGGCGCTCTGCTATGTCGACAAGATAacctctctctctgtctctctctagAGCTTCACTCACTctctctatctatctatctcacACACAGAGACCACGCACTGGAGGTGAATCTATAAATCTATCTGTATATATATCTACACAGACGGAACGAGGGAGGGATTGCACAACTACGCGAAGCGCGGAGTACAAGTTTCCGAAGCAGAGTGAACTGGAGGGAAAATAAAGCGCTGTGATAATGATGATGGTGGGGTTAATTAAGACTAAGTGGGCTTTGAATTATGATTTGCTGTTAATTAGGTGGAatccaaataaataatactactagtaagaaaaatattgttttgttgctatttttattattgaatgGGGAATAATTGCTTCTATTTTGGATcatttttatactactactattgatATTGATTATTGAATATGGGATATGATTATAAAGATGGTTTGAGAATAAAAATAATGGAAGTTGTACATAATTTAGTCACTACTTAATAttgcaataatttcattttatacttTTTGCCTAAGACACTTGCCCACATTTGTCCTTTTCATATGATTTATGTAAGAGCTATTAGTAGTatgttatattaattcatctcTTCGTATAggtaaaattaatgaaatttttttattaatgaaagGTCAAAAGCattatatcaaaataaaacaaagtgaAATGgacttagagcatcagcaatggcgcggaactcccgacggaattccctgcgaaattcccaaaaacacctcctgccacgtcatacggacttcccactgcacagtgacggaattcccgacggacttcccacaataatgcAATAAACGAGAATTCTGCGCGGGAATTCCGCTGGaatcaacgcaatggcggacgtccgcacggaattcccaGCGGAACTGCGAATTTCTCGAcagaattccgtatccgtgcatgccacgcacaatggcggacgtccgccacggaattccggcacgccggtgggaattccgcggtgACGTcggccactgctgatgctcttacgTGTATTTGTTCTTGGCCTAATTGGGTCGGGCTGGCTTGATTACATATAGAGTAGTTGCGATCACATACAGATTAATCGAGCTAGTTCTAATTGCGATCTACCCAAAAGATATTGATGAGATCCGAATATATGCAATGTTCGAcattcaacaatcaacaatGTCATCTATAAATTCAACATAATATCACAATAAATTCAATCACAATTAACATTCGATCCTGACAAGAactgtactactactataaaactAGTAAGATGCCATAAAACAAGCAAATAAAAAGAAACACAAATGAATAGTTGTATTACTGTTCAGCATGTATTGATCCCATCCTTGCAATCCTTAGTCAAGTCATTAAAGgtctccaccttcttcttggcTCTGTAGAGCACCTCAGTGTCCACCTCCACTCTCATATACCCGTCAAACTCAACGGGCCGCCCCCCGTTGAGCTGAGTCGTCTCGTTCCACCACTCGCTCGTGTTCCCCCACAGGTACCCGTAGTCATCCAGCAAGTGCACCTTGTAGTGCGACCTCAGCTTGTCGAAGTAGTTGTAGAACCCCTCGTTCGTCGCAACGTACAAGTTCCTCCACGGCGCCACCTCCCCTTGCAGCTTCGCCACTATGGCCTCGGGCGCTGTGTCCGCGTCCAAGTGAGGCCACAGCTTCTTGTCCTGCGCCTTCTGTCCCCGAACGACGTGCACAGCATCGTAATCCCAGTCCATGCTCCCACTGATCGCGGAGACGATGTTCATCAGCCGCTTCGATTTCCACAGCGCCTGCCACGGCCTGTTGATGTACTTCCCGGCCTCACCCTCACACACGCGATACCAGTAGTTGCCCTTCTCCTCCGGACCACCAGCAAACTCTCGCCAGATAATCGAGCTTTTATCCTTACTCAGCTCCATCGGTGTCACCTTATAGCTCTCAACCTTCCTAACCGGGACATTCGCCTTATGGCCCTTCTCCCATCTCCTCCAATCCCTACGAAACTCGCGCTCCTCCACAATGGAAGCCGACTCTTTCAAATGCTCAAAGTCGAAGTAGAACCTAAAATCCTTCCCTTCGTCATCCCTGCCACTCCTCGTGTAAGTAGACGCCAAGCATATGCTCAAATCCATCACCAACGTCCTGTTCAAGAACTGAGCTTCGCCTAGCGCACATAGAAAGCTCCAAAGATACTGATTCATCCCCTTGCAGTGATCTCCTCCCCTCGAGTAATACAAGTACTTCCCTCCCCTAAAAGCAGAATCCGGCCCCAATGTCGCGAT from Salvia splendens isolate huo1 chromosome 9, SspV2, whole genome shotgun sequence includes:
- the LOC121748066 gene encoding importin-5-like, with the protein product MDAEATQLQQAQLMAVLGPDPAPFETLILHLMSSANEQRSQAESIFNLLKQNDPNSLALKLAHLISSSVHLESRAMAAILLRKQLTRDESFIWPHLTESTRSAVKNILLSAIQNEESKSIIKKLCDTVSELASSLIPDNQWPEILPFMFQCVTATSPKLQESAFLMFSQLAQFIGETLIPYITDLHAVFLNVLNSSPNPDVKIAALSAVINFIQCLSSSNDRDRFQDLLPAMMRTLTEALNSGQEATAQEALELLIELAGTEPRFLRRQIVDVVGSMLQIAEAESLEEGTRHLAIEFVITLAEARERAPGMMRKLPQFISRTFSILMKMLTDVEDDPAWHSAEAKDEDAGETSNYSVGQECLDRLAISLGGNTIVPVASEQLPAYLSAPEWQKHHAALIALAQIAEGCSKVMIKNLEQVVNMVLNSFQHPHPRVRWAAINAIGQLSTDLGPDLQVQYHQRVLPALAASMDDIQSPRVQAHAASAVLNFSENCTPEILTPYLDGIVHKLLVLLQNSKQMVQEGALTALASVADSSQELFKKYYEAVMPYLKTILVNATDKSNRMLRAKAMECISLVGMAVGKDIFKEDAKQVMDVLMSLQGSQLETDDPTTSYMLQAWARLCKCLGQDFLPYMSVVMPPLLQSAQLKPDVTITSADSDNEIDESDDESMETITLGDKRIGIKTSVLEEKATACNMLCCYADELKEGFYPWIDQVAPILVPLLKFYFHEEVRKAAVSAMPELLRSAKLAVEKGIAQGRNEQYVKQLSDYIIPALVEALHKEPDTEICANMLDALNECVQVAGLLLDEGQVRSIVEEIKQVLTASSSRKRERSERAKAEDFDAEEGELLKEENEQEEEVFDQVGEILGTLIKTFKASFLPFFEELSSYLMPMWGKDKTAEERRIAICIFDDVAEQCREAALKYYDTYLPFLLEACNDENADVRQAAVYGLGVCAEFGGSVFKPLVGEALSRLNVVIRHPNASQPENVMAYDNAVSALGKICQFHRDRIDSAQVIPAWLNCLPIKNDLIEAKVVHDQLCSMVERSDAEVLGPNNQYLPKIVSVFAEVICAGKDLATEQTANRMINLLRQLQHTLPPSTLASTWSSLQPQQQLALQSILPS
- the LOC121748282 gene encoding uncharacterized protein LOC121748282, with the translated sequence MKEVNQTDPIGQNVIKLISNVCFSVFVFSVLIFSVIAITYQPPDPWESSRALTKVFTDVENATFHMDSSILRTGEDVAYAPALSPVGSITESNIEKSEEALGKNVTLKPSCEDVDSSVVNCSDPRVLIAIQRFNLRTFKGIVFLEYQAPVNGTRPDECDVSWRFRNRKEKSWRRYRDFRRYRIGFKDDCSVKVVRAGRWHSGVNARRFRSRGNGTRSGQRVRGAPPTIRDDEINDTIATLGPDSAFRGGKYLYYSRGGDHCKGMNQYLWSFLCALGEAQFLNRTLVMDLSICLASTYTRSGRDDEGKDFRFYFDFEHLKESASIVEEREFRRDWRRWEKGHKANVPVRKVESYKVTPMELSKDKSSIIWREFAGGPEEKGNYWYRVCEGEAGKYINRPWQALWKSKRLMNIVSAISGSMDWDYDAVHVVRGQKAQDKKLWPHLDADTAPEAIVAKLQGEVAPWRNLYVATNEGFYNYFDKLRSHYKVHLLDDYGYLWGNTSEWWNETTQLNGGRPVEFDGYMRVEVDTEVLYRAKKKVETFNDLTKDCKDGINTC